A single Streptomyces mirabilis DNA region contains:
- the ddaH gene encoding dimethylargininase — MPSQKALIRRPSPLLAEGLVTHIEREKVDVDLAVEQWEGYAEALRTHGWETVEVDAADDCPDSVFVEDAVVVFRNVALISRPGAESRRAETAGVEEAVARLGCSVNWIWEPGTLDGGDVLKVGDTVYVGRGGRTNAAGVQQLRAALEPLGARVVAVPVTKVLHLKSAVTALPDGTVIGHEPLVDTPSLFPRFLPVPEESGAHVVLLGGGKLLMAASAPQTAELLTGLGHEPVLVDISEFEKLEGCVTCLSVRLRELYL; from the coding sequence GTGCCCAGCCAGAAAGCCCTCATCCGCAGGCCCAGTCCCCTTCTCGCCGAAGGACTGGTGACGCACATCGAGCGCGAGAAGGTGGACGTCGACCTGGCCGTCGAACAGTGGGAGGGGTACGCCGAGGCGCTGCGCACGCACGGCTGGGAGACCGTCGAGGTCGATGCGGCCGACGACTGCCCCGACTCGGTGTTCGTCGAGGACGCCGTGGTCGTCTTCCGCAATGTCGCGCTGATCTCCCGCCCCGGCGCCGAGTCCCGGCGCGCCGAGACCGCCGGGGTCGAGGAGGCCGTGGCCCGGCTGGGCTGCTCGGTGAACTGGATCTGGGAGCCGGGGACCCTGGACGGCGGTGACGTCCTGAAGGTCGGCGACACGGTGTACGTGGGCCGCGGCGGGCGCACCAACGCGGCCGGGGTCCAGCAGCTGCGGGCGGCCCTCGAACCGCTCGGGGCGCGGGTCGTGGCCGTACCCGTGACCAAGGTGCTGCATCTGAAGTCGGCGGTCACCGCGCTGCCCGACGGGACGGTGATCGGCCATGAGCCCCTGGTGGACACGCCCTCGCTGTTCCCGCGCTTCCTGCCGGTGCCGGAGGAGTCCGGGGCGCATGTCGTGCTGCTCGGCGGCGGGAAGCTGCTGATGGCGGCGAGCGCCCCGCAGACGGCGGAGCTGCTCACGGGCCTCGGTCACGAACCGGTTCTCGTGGACATCAGCGAGTTCGAGAAGCTCGAGGGCTGTGTGACATGCCTCTCGGTACGACTGAGGGAGCTGTACCTCTGA